In Gammaproteobacteria bacterium, the sequence CGCTGTGTTGAAAGACGAAGGTTATGTCGCCGATTTTTCTGTGGAAAAAGACGGTGTAAAAAGCACATTGAGCATCAGCTTGAAATACTACGATGGCAGGCCTGTCATTGATACCATCAAGCGCGTAAGTCGTCCCGGTCTTCGTATTTTGAAATCGAAGTCTGAGTTGCCGCAAGTGCTCGGTGGTTTGGGTGTTGCCATTATCTCTACTTCTCGCGGCGTGATGAGTGATCGTCAAGCGCGGGCAGAAGGGCATGGCGGCGAAGTCTTGTGCTTTGTGTCTTAAGGTAGCGAACAATGTCCCGAGTTGCTAAACAACCTATACAAATTCCAACTGGTGTTGAAGTTAACATCAGTGGTCAGACCGTCGCGGCCAAAGGCCCCCTCGGTGCTGCTGAAATGGAAGTCCACAATATTGTGGAAATCGCTTCCAATGATGGCATATTGAGCTGCAGCCCAAAAAGTGCGGATAAAAAGTCCAATGCGATGGCAGGTACCATGCGTGCATTAATGCACAACTTGGTGACTGGCGTGAGTAAAGGCTTTGAGAAAAAACTGATTCTGAAAGGCATCGGTTATCGTGCTCAAGCGAAAGGCAGTGTGCTGAATTTGACCTTGGGTTTTTCTCACCCAGTTAATTTTTCTGTGCCAGATGGCATTACTGTCGAGACTCCAAGTCAGACGGAAATCGTGGTGAAGGGTGTCAATAAGCAGGTGGTCGGCCAAGTGGCGGCAAACATCCGCGCGTATCGTCCACCCGAGCCTTACAAAGGCAAAGGTGTTCGTTATATTGACGAGCAGGTTGTCATGAAAGACGCCAAGAAAAAATAGCGTTTAACCTTATACATCGTAGAGTCTCGATATGGATAAAAAATCAAGCAGATTGCGCCGCTCTAAAAAAGCGAGAGCAAAGATAAGTGAGCTTGGCGCTCACCGTCTGAGTGTGCATCGCACACCACGACACATTTATGCACAGGTTATTGCGCCTGACGGTTCGACCGTCTTAGCAGCAGCCTCAACCTTGCAAGCAGATGTTCGTGAAGGCCTCGGGTCTACTGGCAACATTGAAGCAGCGCAAAAAGTGGGTAAAACCGTAGCAGAGAAAACCAAAGCTGCTGGTATTACCAAGGTGGCATTTGATCGCTCCGGGTTTAGATACCACGGTCGTGTGAAGGCTTTGGCAGAAGCAGCACGCGAAAGCGGCTTAGAATTCTGAGGTAAATCAGTATGGCAAATCCAAATTCAAACAGAGACAACAATGACAGCAGCGATGGCATGCTGGAAAAGTTGGTCAGCGTTAATCGTGTGGCAAAAGTGGTTAAGGGTGGTCGTCAATTCGGCTTCACTGCTTTGACCGTGGTTGGTGACGGTAACGGTAAAGTCGGTTTTGGCTACGGCAAAGCACGTGAAGTGCCTGCTGCGATCCAAAAAGCGATGGAAAAAGCGCGTAAAAATATGCGCAGTGTGCCTTTGAACGACGGCACTTTGCAATACGCGATGACTGCGCGTCACGGCGCAGCTCGTGTTTATATGCAACCTGCTTCTGCGGGTACCGGTATCATTGCCGGTGGTGCAATGCGGGCGGTTTTTGAGGCGGTCGGGGTTAGAAACGTACTGGCAAAAATCATCGGTACGCAAAATCCGATTAACGTTGTGCGTGCAACGGTGAGTGGTTTGACAGAAATGTCCTCACCTGAGCAGATTGCTGCCAAACGCGGCAAAACGGTCGAAGAAATTCAGGGTTAATACCATGTCCGATAACAAAATTAAGGTTACCTTGGTGCGCAGCATCAACGGTCGTCTGAAAAAACACAAAGCGTGTGTTGCTGGTTTGGGGTTACGGCGAATGCATCAATGCATTGATGTCAATGATACCCCTGAAAATCGCGGCATGATTCATAAAGTTTCCTACATGCTGAAAGTAGAGGAAGCCTAAGATGCGATTAAATGAAATTAAACCTGCCGTTGGCAGTAAATTTAATGCCAAGCGTGTGGGTCGTGGTATTGGCTCCGGTTATGGAAAAACCTGTGGTCGTGGCCATAAAGGTCAAAAATCACGCTCTGGTGGTTTCCACAAAGTCGGTTTCGAAGGCGGTCAAATGCCTTTGCAACGTCGTCTGCCAAAAGTCGGTTTTAGCTCGCGCAGCGGTCGTTATAAAGCCGAAGTGCGTTTGAATGAACTGCAACTGGTTGACGGTGACGTGATTAACTTGGACAGTTTGAAAGCGGCCAATGTGATTGGCAACCACATCAAACAGGCAAAAGTGATGTTGTCGGGCAGCGTTGATAAGGCGTTTACCTTGCAAGGCATTCAGGCGAGCAAAGGTGCGCGTGAAGCGATTGAAGCGGCTGGCGGAAAAATCGAGGATTAACTCTTGGCTAAGGCATCAGCAGCAAGTGGTGGATTAGGCGCGTTGGGAAAATCCAGCGAATTGCGTCAGCGACTCTTTTTTGTCCTGATTGCGATTGTGATTTTTCGCGTCGGTACACATATTACTATTCCAGGTATTGATCCGCATGTAATGGCTTCGTTGTTTGAACAGCAACGTGGCAGCATTCTGGACATGTTTAATATGTTTTCCGGTGGTGCTTTGGAGCGCATGTCTATTTTTGCGCTGGGCATTATGCCTTACATTTCTGCCTCTATTATTATGCAGTTGATGACCCATGTGTTGCCGTCGCTGGAGCAGTTGCGTAAAGAGGGTGAAAGTGGTCAACGTAAGATCACCACTTATACCCGTTACGGCACTTTGGCTCTGGCCAGTTTCCAATCCATCGGGGTTGCGATTGCGCTACAAGGGCAGCAGGTCGGTGCAGCACCACTGGTGTATAACGGTGGTTTTAGTTTTGTTTTCACTGCTGCGGTGACTTTGGTTACCGGTACCATGTTTTTAATGTGGTTGGGTGAGCAGGTGACAGAACGGGGTATCGGTAACGGTATTTCGACTTTGATTTTTGCTGGTATTGTGGCGGGTCTGCCTTCTGCGGTGGGTGGTACCTTAGAGCTTTCCAGTACCGGTGAGTTGAGCGCAGGCATTGTGATTCTTTTGTTTGCCTTGGCTTTAGCGGTAACCGCTTTTGTAATTTTTGTTGAACGTGGTCAGCGCCGAATTACGGTGAATTACGCCAAACGTCAACAGGGTCGCAAAGTGTATGCAGCGCAGAGCAGTCATCTGCCCTTGAAGATTAATATGGCGGGAGTGATTCCGCCGATTTTTGCTTCCAGTATTATTCTGTTCCCAGCAACGTTGGGGGATTGGGTTGGACGTAATGATGGTATGGAGTGGTTGCAAGACATTGTTGCTGGGATTTCGCCAGGACAACCGTTGTACGTAATGCTTTATGCTGCTGCGATTATATTTTTCTGTTTCTTTTATACCGCTCTGGTCTTTAATTCTAGAGATACGGCGGATAATTTGAAAAAGTCGGGTGCTTTTATTCCAGGCATTCGCCCCGGTGAACAGACCGCTAAGTACATTGATGGGGTTATGACGCGTTTGACGCTGATTGGTGCCACGTACATTACAGCGGTTTGTTTGCTGCCGGAGTTTTTGATTTTATATTGGAATGTACCGTTCTATTTTGGTGGTACTTCGTTGTTGATCATCGTTGTGGTGATCATGGATTTCATGGCCCAGGTGCAATCACATTTGATGACGCATCAATACGATAGTCTGATGAAAAAGGCTAACTTAAAAGGCTATGGTGGCACTGGTTTACGCTGAGTGTTGCTGGCGTAGGAGTTGAAATGAAAGTTCGTGCTTCGGTTAAAAAGATTTGTCGTAATTGTAAAGTGGTTCGCCGTAAAGGTGTTGTGCGTGTGATCTGTAAAGATCCTAGGCATAAACAACGTCAAGGTTAAACTTATTACAATTTTGTGTTGATTTGGAAAGCCTGGTACCGTAAGATGCCGGGTTTTCCGCTGTCTCAGGGAGACTGTTTTATGACCCGCATTGCAGGTATAAACATACCCGTAAATAAGCATGCTTGGGTGGCATTGACCTCTATCTATGGTATTGGTCGTACCCGTGCATACGCTGTTTGTGGTGCAGCTGGCGTCGCTTCTGATCGTAAAATTCGCGATCTGTTAGAAGACGAAGTCGAAAAGCTGCGTATCGAGGTTGGTAAATTTACCGTCGAAGGTGATCTTCGTCGTGAAGTTTCCATGAATATTAAACGCTTGATGGACTTGGGTTCATATCGTGGTATTCGTCATCGTCGAGGCTTGCCTCTGCGTGGACAACGTACCCGTACGAACGCACGCACCCGTAAAGGGCCGCGTAGAGCGATCAAGAAGTAATTCGCATTTGCTAAAGAGTGATTACTAATGGCTAAGGCTGGTACCCGTAAGAAAATTAAAAAGGTCGTGACCGATGGCATCGCCCACGTTCACGCCTCTTTTAACAATACAATCGTCATGATCACCGATCGTCAAGGCAATGCCCTTTCATGGGCAACCGCTGGCGGATCTGGTTTCCGTGGTTCTCGTAAGAGCACCCCCTTTGCAGCCCAGGTAGCTGCAGAGCGCGCAGGCACTGCTGCCCAAGATTATGGCTTGAAAAACCTAGATGTCCGAGTTAAGGGTCCAGGTCCAGGTCGTGATTCCGCAGTACGCTCTTTGCATAATGTCGGGTTCAAGATTAATAGCATCACTGATGTTACCCCGATACCGCATAACGGTTGCCGTCCACCTAAACGACGTCGCGTCTAAGGAGTTTTATTATGGCCAGATATCTTGGACCAACATGTAAACTGAGTCGTCGTGAAGGTACGGATCTTTACCTGAAATCAGGTATCCGTGCACTGGACACTAAGTGTAAATTGGAAAATCTGCCAGGGCCTGCTACTGCTCGTCGTGGTCGTCCTTCTGATTATGCATTGCAGTTGCGTGAAAAACAGAAATTGCGTCGCATGTACGGTGTTCTGGAACGTCAGTTCCGTAACTACTACAAAAAGTCAGCGCAGCAAAAAGGCTCGACCGGTGAAAATCTGTTGCAGTTGCTTGAATGTCGTCTGGATAACGTTGTTTATCGTATGGGCTTCGGTTGCACTCGCTCTGAATCGCGTCAGCTGATCAGCCATAAAGCAATTTTGGTTGATGATGTGATTGTGAACGTGGCCTCTTATCAGGTCTCTGCTTCACAAACGATTACCGTGCGTGAAAAAGCGAAAAAGCAGACTCGTATTGCGGATGCTTTGGAACTGGCGAGTCATCGCGGTATTCCTGAGTGGATCGATATCGATTCGAAAAAAATGGAAGGCGTTTTTAAGTCTGTTCCAGAACGTAGTGATTTGCCAGCCGAGATCAATGAATCTTTGGTGGTGGAACTCTACTCCAAGTAAGGGGACAGTCTGTTGATGTCAGGCAATGTAAATGAATTTTTAAAACCGCGCATCGTTGATGTGTCGGTGATCAGTGATCAGCATGCCAAAGTGACACTGGAGCCGCTGGAACGCGGTTTCGGTCATACTTTGGGTAACGCGCTGCGTCGAATTTTGCTTTCCTCAATGCCCGGTTGTGCGATCACCGAAGCGGTAATTGACGGGGTGTTGCACGAGTACACCACCATTGAAGGGGTGCAGGAAGATGTCATGGACATCTTGCTCAACCTGAAAGGGGTGGCGATTGTGATGCATTCTCGTGATGAAGCAACCTTGACCCTTGAGAAAAAAGGCCCAGGTGTTGTGACTGCCGGTGATATCAAACTGGATCATGACATTGAGATCATCAATCCCGATCATGTGATTGCTCATTTGACCAAAGAGGGTCAGATCAGCATGTCGTTGACGGCGCGCAAAGGTCGCGGCTATGAGCCTGCGACTCAGCGGCGTAAAGAGGATAACGGTGAGTCTCGTTCCATTGGTGCGTTGCAAATTGACGCGACTTTTAGTCCGGTTCATCGAGTGGCGTACAGCGTTGATACAGCGCGGGTTGAGCAACGTACCGATCTGGACAAATTGATCATTGATCTTGAGACCAATGGTACGATTGATCCAGAAGAGTCCATTCGTCGTGCGGCGTCGATCTTACAAGGCCAGCTCTCTGTCTTTGTGGATCTGCAAGCAGACGAACAGGTTCAGCAAGAAGAGAAGGGGGCTGATATTGACCCCATTCTATTGCGTCCTGTGGATGACTTGGAATTGACGGTTCGTTCAGCGAATTGCTTGAAAGCTGAGAACATTTATTACATCGGTGATCTGATTCAGCGCACTGAGGTGGAACTGCTCAAAACCCCCAACTTGGGTAAAAAATCTCTTACCGAGATTAAAGATGTGTTGGCTTCTCATGCGCTTTCCTTAGGGATGCGTTTGGAAAACTGGCCTCCACCTGAGTTGGAAGGTTAACAGCGAAATTAAGTGCCCGATTGCCAAACTGATTTGGTGATGGTTTGGCAACAGTGTAAGGAAGAGAACAATGCGACATCGCAAAAGTGGTAGACAGTTAAACCGTAACAGCAGTCATCGTAAAGCGATGATGCGTAATATGGCCGCTTCATTATTTGAACACGAAGTGATCAAAACCACGCTGCCGAAAGCCAAAGAACTGCGCGGTGTTGCGGAGCCTTTGATTACTTTGGCAAAAGAAGACAGTGTTTCCAAACGTCGTTTGGCTTTTTCCCGTCTGCGCGACAAAGCAGCCGTGGGTAAATTGTTCACTGATCTTGGGCCGCGTTTTAAAGAGCGTCCTGGTGGTTACATCCGTATTCTGAAATGCGGATTCCGTGAAGGTGATAAAGCGCCAATGGCTTACGTTGAGCTGCTTGATCGTCCGGTAACGGGTGAAGTGGTAAGCGATTAGCTTACTGCTTTAAGAGGGCTTGCTCTCTTGATTTAAAAAAGCCCCTTTTGGGGCTTTTTTTTGTGGGTGCGAGAAAGTTTAGATAGAAGAAGTCACCTCTTTTTAGGCTAGGGGATCTAGCCTACAATATTAAATGAATTGCAGTTTTTACATTTCACCAGCACTTTAGTCAGTTGGCCGAGGCGCATGTTTTCCGCCACTGTTACGCCGCAACCTCCGCAGGTGTAGTTGATGTGTCCTTGGCCTTGAATAACAGAGAAGGGTTCCGCCATCGCCAGATTGGGGGCTTTGAGGGTTAAAACCGCTGCGTCGGGGCTTTTGGGAGCAGGGACGACTTTCATGGGTGTGCTGGACAAGGGGGTGTTCCTTTAGAAATATGAATTTATATATGAGGCAATTAGCGCGGCTCTATCGTTTATGAATTCTATTGCACTAGACTCTTCAGTTATTTTTGATGCAGACTTTATATTTATTAAATTTAAATCACAAAATGACTTCCCTTTTTTCTTGGTTGGTGATGTTTATAAAGTATTCTTTTGGAGTTTTGTCTTTTATCGTTTCTCGATTGATTGAGCTGTCGATTCGGATAAAGTTGGAAATAGAATTAAATGAGCATTTTGCAGTGAAATTCTTCACCCTTGATTTTGGGAAAATATGGTGATTGTCCATTTTTTCTATATTTGTATTTTTTATTGGATTTCCATAAAGATCACATGTGAATTTTCCGTCAAATTTTTCTACATACATTATATTCATAATTGCTTTGAATTTTGAACTTGATGGGGTTATCTCTAATATTTGATTTGCAGTTAAATTTGGGTTGCTGCTTGGGCTGGTGTAATCATACTTTGATGATTCATGGTTGTCGGTTATTTGATGTGATATAGAATGCAGTTTTTCTACGGTATCAAGATTTGATTTGCTGAATCCTGATCCGCTGACGGCAAGATACAAAGCATGTTTTTTTATTTCATTTTTGAACTTGTTTGAACTAAAGGATTTTGGATTTGCTATTAATATGGCTAGTGAATACTCTAAAAATGTTATTTGTCCTATTTCAAGTAGGCCCTCAGCTTCCATCCAAGATATTATTTCAAGCATTTTTTCTCCATGCTTGTCCCACATTTCAAACCAAAAATAAGAGTCTTTTCCTAGCATTATTGATTGAAATATGCTTGGTATTGATTTCTTTTTTAATAAATCTGATATTTCAAATATCCTTACAATTTTATCTAACTTGTCAAATCCTCTTTTGTTTTCATCATATTTGAAAAATATATTTGAGCTTGATGTTAGTAGCGTGTTGCCAGATGTGAGGCTCGTTATTTCATTTGTTAAATAATCAGATAGTCCAACTTTATAAGATTCATTTTTTATTTGAAATGATTTGGCATTAATTAAATCAAATAGAGTTAGCTTTTTGCCGGTTGAATTTACTTTTTCAAACACCCTGATTACAATCCCCAATTCTGAGTCGCTGGCTATAACTGTTGCAGGAATGCTATAGCCTCCAACAGATCCTAAGACTGCATTTAAATGGTCTGTATATTTATCAATACTGTCCTCATCTGCATTTTTAAATACGCGAAGGAATTTGCTAACCACGGAGCCGAATCTATTTTCTATTATGTTTTTACCTGAAATGAATCTGTTGTTTTGTCTTGTTGGTTTTTCGCTCCTATCTTTAGATATAGAGAAATTCCTACAAAAAACATCTGTTACTTTTGATGTTGAGCATTTTTCTACTATCCCTTCATCTTTCTCTATATTATCTTCTGGAAATTTCTCTATTAGTATTGCTAAAAGATCAAAGTAGTATTCGTTTTTATTATCAAAGTTTAAAAATATTTTTGATATTGATGTTAGTCTTTGTTGTCCGTCTAGAATATAAAACCTTATTTCATTGTCGTCTTTACTTTTTTCGTGTTTTTCAGGTGGATTTTCCTTTGATAAGCTGTGAGCGCCAACATTTAAAGTCCCATTTTCAGCCATGATTAATAGGCAATACTTCGGACAGTTTTAAACCTGAATAGCCCCATACTCACTCAGCTCATGGTAAACCGCCTCGACTTTTTGACAAGATCTCTCCAAACCTAACTTGTCAAAAAGTATTTTCATCAAATATTGATTGAATTTCTTGCGTCGCCACGAGGCAATCGAAATCACCGAAGGCTCAGGGTTGTTCTTGTCCTTACGGTCTTCCAGCTTCAATAAATTCAGTGCGGTGAACGAGGCATTAATATGAGTTTGAATGGCCTCTGGGCAACGCGCTTGGCAATCCATTAAACCCGTATGTTGCTTAGCTTCACGAAACAAAAATTCAATCTGAAAACGAGCGGTGTAATATTCGACAATCTTTTCTGGAGCCAACTCCGAATCCGTAGAAAACAGCAGAGCCGAACGGACTTTTGTCTTCTGCTCCCATCGCAGCAGCACCACACGGATTTTCCGTTTGAAACAACACGAGTGAACCACGGCGCTGTAAATCGATACCCCCTTATCCATTACGCCACACGCATCAAAACGGGACAGCTCCGTTTGGAAATTGACTTTACCATCGTACGTTTTAGGACGTCCTTTGCCACCGTACTCGCCCTCAAAATACCAGCTTAGGTTGGCATCTGAACGCAGCTTTCCAATCAGGTGTAAGTCATCTGAACAGACCGCATCGACAAACTTCACCTTGCTGTAGTAGGCGTCTGCGGTAAGGTAGCGAATGCCTTGCGCTTGAAGATCACAGGCAAGGTCACAAACCTGTTTCGCGTAGCAGTCCACTCGGCTCTCACCCTCTTTCTGTTCCGAGTCCAACGTTTGGCGAGCCTCCAGCGCGTAAGCGGTTCGACTTTGAAGATCAATTCGGCAAACCAACGACAACTCCAACCCCACCATGGCTTGCCCCAAAGCGCCGTTGTAAAACCAACCCAACCCTGCTGTTTTCTGACCACTTTTTTCATAAAGCTGGCATCAATGGCAGCAATTTGATCGTGCTTTTGTGGCAGCTCTTTTTGAAGTAGGCGTCTGTTGAATTGTGCAAAATCAAATGAACGTCGAAACCAACGCGACAGACGTTTTTCATGCAACGAACTGTAACGACTCAAATTACGAAAAGTGGCTTTCCCTTGAAAAACCATCAATGCGGAAAACAGAGCTGAGAGAAAAAGACGTTGTGGTTTTTTAACACTGGACATGGAGAGTAAAACCGATTCTACTATGGATTCCACGGGCGGCCTTCTTTGATTGTCGTTTTTTGAGAACTCTATTTTCTCAGAATCCGTCTGTGGTTCCTATCTTTTTCTCTCTAAAACTGTCCGAAGTATTGAATAGGGATGATATGGGGTATCCTCTTATGAGTGAATCTCCAAGATCTAAGATGTCTTTGGTTTTCCAAACAAAGTCTCTTTGGAATTTTGGTATTAAATAGTTATCTTTCGATATTTTTTTTACAATTTCTTGTAGGCTTATATCTATGTTTTGTATGTTGCTCATTTTAAAAATCCCTATTATTTCATAATGGATAGTGGGGTTTACCCCACCATCTGATTCAACTCAAAGATCGGCAATAAAATCGCCAGCACAATAATCAGCACCGCGATGCCCATAAACAGAATCACCAGTGGCTCAAAGAGGCCGAGGAATATGGCCATTGTGCCTTCCATTTCGCGTTCTTGCTGTTCGGCGGCGCGTTCCAGCATCGCCTCCAGTTGGCCGGAGGATTCACCGCTGGCGATCAGATTGAGCATCATTGGCGGAAAAAGTTTGCTGTTTTCCAGCGCACGGCTGAGGCTGCTGCCCTCGCGTACCTGCAAGGTAGCGGCTTCCACCGCTCGACGCATGGGACGGTTGGTGACCACCGCCGAACTGATTTTTAATGCCTCCAGCACCGGCACGCCACTGGCGGCGAGAATGCTTAATGTGCGGGCAAAACGACCGGTGTTGTGACCTTTGATCAGCTTGGCGATCATCGGCAGTTTCAGCAGCACTTTGTGGAAGCGAAACAGCGCCGCCTCATCACGAATGTGGCGTTTAAACAGCAGTACTCCGGCGGTGATGATGATGGCCACATAGATCCCCCAGCTGCGAATAAAATCACTCACCGCAATCAGGCCGGTGGTCAGGCCAGGC encodes:
- the rpmD gene encoding 50S ribosomal protein L30; translated protein: MSDNKIKVTLVRSINGRLKKHKACVAGLGLRRMHQCIDVNDTPENRGMIHKVSYMLKVEEA
- the rpsH gene encoding 30S ribosomal protein S8, coding for MSMSDPIADMLTRIRNGQARNKASVSMPSSTKKLAVAAVLKDEGYVADFSVEKDGVKSTLSISLKYYDGRPVIDTIKRVSRPGLRILKSKSELPQVLGGLGVAIISTSRGVMSDRQARAEGHGGEVLCFVS
- a CDS encoding DUF262 domain-containing protein gives rise to the protein MAENGTLNVGAHSLSKENPPEKHEKSKDDNEIRFYILDGQQRLTSISKIFLNFDNKNEYYFDLLAILIEKFPEDNIEKDEGIVEKCSTSKVTDVFCRNFSISKDRSEKPTRQNNRFISGKNIIENRFGSVVSKFLRVFKNADEDSIDKYTDHLNAVLGSVGGYSIPATVIASDSELGIVIRVFEKVNSTGKKLTLFDLINAKSFQIKNESYKVGLSDYLTNEITSLTSGNTLLTSSSNIFFKYDENKRGFDKLDKIVRIFEISDLLKKKSIPSIFQSIMLGKDSYFWFEMWDKHGEKMLEIISWMEAEGLLEIGQITFLEYSLAILIANPKSFSSNKFKNEIKKHALYLAVSGSGFSKSNLDTVEKLHSISHQITDNHESSKYDYTSPSSNPNLTANQILEITPSSSKFKAIMNIMYVEKFDGKFTCDLYGNPIKNTNIEKMDNHHIFPKSRVKNFTAKCSFNSISNFIRIDSSINRETIKDKTPKEYFINITNQEKREVIL
- the rpmJ gene encoding 50S ribosomal protein L36, with the translated sequence MKVRASVKKICRNCKVVRRKGVVRVICKDPRHKQRQG
- the rpsM gene encoding 30S ribosomal protein S13, whose translation is MTRIAGINIPVNKHAWVALTSIYGIGRTRAYAVCGAAGVASDRKIRDLLEDEVEKLRIEVGKFTVEGDLRREVSMNIKRLMDLGSYRGIRHRRGLPLRGQRTRTNARTRKGPRRAIKK
- a CDS encoding transposase, translating into MDCYAKQVCDLACDLQAQGIRYLTADAYYSKVKFVDAVCSDDLHLIGKLRSDANLSWYFEGEYGGKGRPKTYDGKVNFQTELSRFDACGVMDKGVSIYSAVVHSCCFKRKIRVVLLRWEQKTKVRSALLFSTDSELAPEKIVEYYTARFQIEFLFREAKQHTGLMDCQARCPEAIQTHINASFTALNLLKLEDRKDKNNPEPSVISIASWRRKKFNQYLMKILFDKLGLERSCQKVEAVYHELSEYGAIQV
- the rplQ gene encoding 50S ribosomal protein L17, which encodes MRHRKSGRQLNRNSSHRKAMMRNMAASLFEHEVIKTTLPKAKELRGVAEPLITLAKEDSVSKRRLAFSRLRDKAAVGKLFTDLGPRFKERPGGYIRILKCGFREGDKAPMAYVELLDRPVTGEVVSD
- the rpoA gene encoding DNA-directed RNA polymerase subunit alpha, encoding MSGNVNEFLKPRIVDVSVISDQHAKVTLEPLERGFGHTLGNALRRILLSSMPGCAITEAVIDGVLHEYTTIEGVQEDVMDILLNLKGVAIVMHSRDEATLTLEKKGPGVVTAGDIKLDHDIEIINPDHVIAHLTKEGQISMSLTARKGRGYEPATQRRKEDNGESRSIGALQIDATFSPVHRVAYSVDTARVEQRTDLDKLIIDLETNGTIDPEESIRRAASILQGQLSVFVDLQADEQVQQEEKGADIDPILLRPVDDLELTVRSANCLKAENIYYIGDLIQRTEVELLKTPNLGKKSLTEIKDVLASHALSLGMRLENWPPPELEG
- the rplF gene encoding 50S ribosomal protein L6 — encoded protein: MSRVAKQPIQIPTGVEVNISGQTVAAKGPLGAAEMEVHNIVEIASNDGILSCSPKSADKKSNAMAGTMRALMHNLVTGVSKGFEKKLILKGIGYRAQAKGSVLNLTLGFSHPVNFSVPDGITVETPSQTEIVVKGVNKQVVGQVAANIRAYRPPEPYKGKGVRYIDEQVVMKDAKKK
- the secY gene encoding preprotein translocase subunit SecY; the protein is MAKASAASGGLGALGKSSELRQRLFFVLIAIVIFRVGTHITIPGIDPHVMASLFEQQRGSILDMFNMFSGGALERMSIFALGIMPYISASIIMQLMTHVLPSLEQLRKEGESGQRKITTYTRYGTLALASFQSIGVAIALQGQQVGAAPLVYNGGFSFVFTAAVTLVTGTMFLMWLGEQVTERGIGNGISTLIFAGIVAGLPSAVGGTLELSSTGELSAGIVILLFALALAVTAFVIFVERGQRRITVNYAKRQQGRKVYAAQSSHLPLKINMAGVIPPIFASSIILFPATLGDWVGRNDGMEWLQDIVAGISPGQPLYVMLYAAAIIFFCFFYTALVFNSRDTADNLKKSGAFIPGIRPGEQTAKYIDGVMTRLTLIGATYITAVCLLPEFLILYWNVPFYFGGTSLLIIVVVIMDFMAQVQSHLMTHQYDSLMKKANLKGYGGTGLR
- the rpsD gene encoding 30S ribosomal protein S4 produces the protein MARYLGPTCKLSRREGTDLYLKSGIRALDTKCKLENLPGPATARRGRPSDYALQLREKQKLRRMYGVLERQFRNYYKKSAQQKGSTGENLLQLLECRLDNVVYRMGFGCTRSESRQLISHKAILVDDVIVNVASYQVSASQTITVREKAKKQTRIADALELASHRGIPEWIDIDSKKMEGVFKSVPERSDLPAEINESLVVELYSK
- the rplO gene encoding 50S ribosomal protein L15 gives rise to the protein MRLNEIKPAVGSKFNAKRVGRGIGSGYGKTCGRGHKGQKSRSGGFHKVGFEGGQMPLQRRLPKVGFSSRSGRYKAEVRLNELQLVDGDVINLDSLKAANVIGNHIKQAKVMLSGSVDKAFTLQGIQASKGAREAIEAAGGKIED
- the rpsE gene encoding 30S ribosomal protein S5; this translates as MANPNSNRDNNDSSDGMLEKLVSVNRVAKVVKGGRQFGFTALTVVGDGNGKVGFGYGKAREVPAAIQKAMEKARKNMRSVPLNDGTLQYAMTARHGAARVYMQPASAGTGIIAGGAMRAVFEAVGVRNVLAKIIGTQNPINVVRATVSGLTEMSSPEQIAAKRGKTVEEIQG
- the rplR gene encoding 50S ribosomal protein L18, with the translated sequence MDKKSSRLRRSKKARAKISELGAHRLSVHRTPRHIYAQVIAPDGSTVLAAASTLQADVREGLGSTGNIEAAQKVGKTVAEKTKAAGITKVAFDRSGFRYHGRVKALAEAARESGLEF
- the rpsK gene encoding 30S ribosomal protein S11 — translated: MAKAGTRKKIKKVVTDGIAHVHASFNNTIVMITDRQGNALSWATAGGSGFRGSRKSTPFAAQVAAERAGTAAQDYGLKNLDVRVKGPGPGRDSAVRSLHNVGFKINSITDVTPIPHNGCRPPKRRRV